A single genomic interval of Stieleria maiorica harbors:
- a CDS encoding HAD-IIB family hydrolase, protein MQYHVLAADYDGTLARDGYVAESTVDSLRRLRETGRKLILVTGRRLEPVLELFPHVSLFDRIVAENGALLFDSSSGEETQLAEAPPAEFVHALRERGVSRLETGRCIVATWQPFETISLEVIHEFGLDLQIIFNKDAVMLLPSGVNKASGLAKALHQLGFSPHNVVAVGDAENDVAMMRSCSVAAAVDNALPSVKEMADIVLTKPRGAGVEELIERIIEGDLAEMRERADQRLTIGSTLDGRPFAIPGHNQSVLVTGGPGGGKSKFAISVLELLSQRGQQFCVIDPEGDYQGLEESITLGTAERAPDVEEVIGVLEQPDDHCVVSFFGIEKQDRPEYFNKLFRALAELRSRTGRPHWIIVDEAHYAAPKDWQPATMWSGDELSGIIFITAYHDEISPAVLNRVDWIISIAKEPQSAIEACCEIMGESVPEFPPSPEFLEHGALAWSREINRPTWFSRLAPNGNSQRHQHSYYEGDMDAALQFVFRGPEEKLSLASANLKEFIKTAEGVDDDTWTYHLRRHDYSNWFREIIKDNELAAAIEDIERTQDHSPEVSRELIANQIHDRFKPRW, encoded by the coding sequence GTGCAATACCACGTTTTGGCAGCCGATTATGATGGCACGTTGGCGAGAGATGGCTACGTTGCTGAATCCACTGTCGATTCGCTGCGTCGCCTGCGTGAAACGGGGCGGAAATTAATTCTGGTGACCGGCCGCCGTTTGGAACCGGTGCTTGAGTTGTTCCCCCACGTCTCGTTGTTCGATCGCATCGTGGCGGAGAATGGAGCACTGCTGTTTGATAGCTCCAGCGGCGAGGAAACTCAACTCGCCGAGGCACCGCCTGCCGAGTTCGTTCACGCCCTCCGCGAGCGTGGGGTTAGTCGACTGGAAACTGGACGCTGCATCGTGGCGACTTGGCAGCCGTTCGAAACCATCTCGCTGGAAGTCATTCACGAGTTCGGACTTGACCTGCAAATCATCTTTAACAAAGACGCGGTGATGTTGCTGCCCAGTGGCGTCAACAAAGCCTCAGGACTGGCGAAGGCGCTTCATCAACTCGGTTTCTCACCACACAACGTTGTCGCTGTTGGCGATGCGGAAAACGATGTTGCGATGATGCGTTCGTGTAGCGTCGCCGCCGCTGTCGACAATGCGTTGCCTTCGGTTAAAGAGATGGCCGACATCGTCTTGACGAAACCGCGAGGTGCCGGTGTGGAGGAGCTGATTGAGCGCATCATCGAGGGAGACTTGGCCGAAATGCGGGAACGCGCCGATCAAAGGCTTACGATCGGCAGCACGCTCGACGGACGCCCCTTCGCCATTCCGGGCCACAACCAAAGTGTCTTGGTGACGGGCGGGCCGGGCGGCGGAAAAAGCAAGTTCGCGATCAGCGTTTTGGAGCTGCTATCGCAACGCGGTCAGCAATTCTGTGTGATCGATCCCGAAGGTGACTACCAAGGTCTTGAAGAATCGATCACGTTGGGGACGGCCGAACGAGCGCCGGATGTCGAAGAAGTCATCGGCGTGTTAGAACAGCCGGATGATCACTGTGTCGTCAGTTTTTTTGGAATTGAAAAACAGGACCGTCCGGAATACTTCAACAAGTTGTTTCGCGCTCTCGCGGAACTTCGCAGTCGTACCGGACGACCGCACTGGATTATCGTTGACGAAGCTCACTATGCGGCTCCGAAAGACTGGCAGCCCGCGACGATGTGGAGCGGCGACGAGTTGTCCGGCATTATTTTCATTACCGCCTACCACGATGAAATCTCGCCGGCCGTTCTGAATCGTGTCGACTGGATTATCTCGATCGCGAAGGAGCCGCAGTCGGCGATCGAAGCATGTTGTGAAATCATGGGAGAATCTGTTCCCGAGTTTCCGCCGTCCCCAGAATTCCTTGAACATGGTGCATTGGCATGGTCGCGTGAGATCAATCGTCCGACTTGGTTCAGCAGACTCGCACCGAACGGCAATTCGCAGCGGCATCAACACAGCTATTATGAAGGCGACATGGACGCGGCCTTGCAATTCGTCTTTCGCGGGCCAGAAGAGAAGCTGTCGCTCGCGTCCGCAAATCTGAAGGAATTCATCAAAACAGCCGAAGGTGTGGACGACGACACTTGGACGTATCACCTGCGACGGCACGACTATTCCAACTGGTTCCGCGAAATCATCAAAGACAATGAGCTCGCGGCGGCAATCGAAGACATCGAACGCACCCAGGACCATTCGCCAGAGGTGAGCCGCGAGTTGATCGCCAATCAAATCCACGATCGCTTCAAACCTCGATGGTAG
- a CDS encoding alpha-amylase family glycosyl hydrolase, whose amino-acid sequence MSQIASTNQSQFQSQSTGTLPRAINGMGPIILETGVAFRVWAPNADQVSVVGDFNDWNPEANPMDREDGGNWLAVVEHAKPGDQYKYEITSGEHTFQRVDPRVREVTNSVGNGIIHSPDFDWQEDAFAMPPWNELVIYETHIGTFHRGDQSDVGTFKDCVKKFDHLRKLGVNALQIMPIAEFAGDLSWGYNPAHPYAIESAYGGPNGFKTFVREAHKSGFAVILDVVYNHFGPSDLDLWQFDGWSENDKGGIYFYNDYRSKTPWGDTRPDYGRGEVRSYIRDNAMMWLEDYHVDGLRYDMTLFIRSVDASGQQEIPEGWGLTQWVNREIHKFKSSAITIAEDLQDNDYLTKSDVEGGAGFSTQWDATFVHPIRDVLTQPDDAARDMNKVCEALNQAYNQDAFQRVVYTESHDEVANGKSRIPSEVDQSNTDAWHAQKRATLGLALVLTAPGIPMLFQGQEFLEDGWFQDNEELDWQQADDHAGIVKLTAKLIRLRRNLEGTTKGLTGREIDIYHVNHEGKVIVFKRSFEGGPADDCIVIANFANRHYSHYDFGLPAGGKWHRRCSSDRRQWSADFGENASGDIEAIDTPHDEMPKRGRIELPPYTVLIYSQDK is encoded by the coding sequence ATGAGTCAAATCGCTTCCACAAACCAATCCCAGTTTCAGTCCCAATCCACCGGCACCCTTCCGCGAGCGATCAACGGTATGGGACCGATCATTTTGGAAACCGGGGTGGCGTTCCGCGTCTGGGCACCGAACGCGGACCAAGTTTCCGTCGTCGGTGATTTCAACGACTGGAATCCTGAAGCCAACCCGATGGATCGCGAAGACGGCGGAAACTGGTTGGCGGTCGTCGAGCATGCGAAACCAGGCGATCAATACAAATACGAAATCACCAGCGGCGAACACACGTTTCAACGCGTCGATCCGAGAGTCCGCGAAGTTACCAACAGCGTCGGAAATGGCATCATCCACAGCCCAGACTTTGACTGGCAAGAGGATGCGTTCGCGATGCCGCCTTGGAACGAATTGGTCATCTATGAAACTCATATCGGCACGTTCCATCGAGGCGATCAGAGCGACGTCGGAACGTTCAAGGATTGCGTCAAGAAGTTTGATCACCTACGAAAACTCGGTGTCAACGCTTTGCAGATCATGCCGATTGCGGAGTTCGCCGGCGACCTTTCCTGGGGGTACAACCCGGCTCACCCCTATGCGATCGAATCGGCATATGGTGGACCGAATGGATTCAAGACATTCGTCCGCGAAGCACACAAGTCCGGCTTCGCGGTCATCCTTGATGTCGTGTACAACCACTTCGGCCCCAGCGATCTGGACCTCTGGCAATTCGACGGATGGAGCGAGAACGACAAAGGCGGAATCTATTTTTACAACGATTACCGCAGCAAAACGCCGTGGGGCGATACACGTCCCGACTACGGACGCGGGGAAGTGCGGTCTTACATCCGAGACAACGCGATGATGTGGTTGGAGGATTACCATGTCGATGGGTTGCGTTACGACATGACCCTGTTCATCCGCAGCGTCGACGCGTCCGGCCAACAGGAAATCCCCGAAGGATGGGGGCTGACCCAATGGGTTAATCGCGAGATCCACAAGTTCAAATCGTCCGCCATTACGATCGCCGAAGACCTTCAAGACAATGACTATCTGACCAAGTCCGACGTCGAGGGTGGGGCGGGTTTTTCGACCCAGTGGGATGCAACCTTCGTTCATCCGATCCGCGACGTTTTGACCCAGCCGGACGATGCGGCCCGTGATATGAATAAGGTCTGCGAGGCGCTGAATCAAGCATACAACCAAGACGCGTTTCAGCGAGTGGTGTACACCGAGTCGCATGATGAAGTCGCAAACGGAAAGTCACGCATTCCCAGCGAAGTGGACCAGTCAAATACCGACGCGTGGCATGCACAGAAGCGAGCCACTTTGGGATTGGCCTTGGTTTTGACGGCTCCTGGCATCCCGATGTTGTTTCAAGGTCAAGAGTTTCTCGAAGACGGCTGGTTTCAAGACAACGAAGAACTCGATTGGCAGCAAGCCGACGATCATGCCGGCATCGTCAAGTTGACCGCGAAATTGATTCGGCTTCGTCGAAACCTGGAGGGAACGACCAAAGGTCTGACCGGCCGAGAGATTGACATTTATCATGTCAACCATGAAGGCAAGGTGATTGTGTTCAAACGGTCCTTTGAGGGCGGGCCGGCCGATGATTGCATCGTCATCGCAAACTTTGCGAACCGGCACTACAGCCACTACGACTTCGGTTTGCCGGCCGGCGGAAAATGGCACCGCCGCTGTAGCAGCGACCGGCGGCAGTGGAGTGCTGACTTCGGTGAAAACGCTTCGGGCGACATCGAAGCAATCGACACACCGCATGACGAAATGCCGAAGCGAGGCCGTATCGAGCTGCCGCCGTACACGGTACTGATTTACTCCCAGGACAAATAG
- a CDS encoding ATP synthase F0 subunit B, with the protein MELHKYLDNQGANSLFLRVIPCCKWRINRHRICIAGPSVMLGGKPCRDQPLVTTCQLPNTPDTHEARRFDMIYRKYCLMIGILFVSGCQSEPTTPLERAEQAQENLAEAREDAAEIIANSEEEAVEIVADARREAKQEIADAKRDAADIVAEAERDLQQSMTELEANIVPKSDADLNSEAGSKDSRLQDNLNE; encoded by the coding sequence TTGGAATTGCATAAATACTTGGACAATCAGGGGGCGAATTCCCTCTTTCTTCGGGTGATCCCATGCTGCAAGTGGCGTATCAATCGGCATCGGATTTGCATCGCAGGACCTTCGGTCATGTTGGGGGGGAAGCCCTGCCGCGATCAACCGCTGGTAACAACCTGTCAACTACCCAACACACCAGATACTCATGAAGCCAGGAGATTCGACATGATTTATCGCAAATACTGTTTGATGATTGGAATTCTGTTTGTCAGTGGTTGCCAAAGCGAACCGACAACGCCGCTCGAGCGGGCTGAGCAGGCGCAAGAAAATCTAGCGGAGGCTCGGGAAGACGCCGCCGAGATCATTGCGAATTCGGAGGAAGAAGCCGTCGAAATTGTGGCTGACGCCCGACGCGAAGCGAAACAAGAAATCGCGGACGCAAAACGAGATGCGGCGGACATCGTCGCCGAAGCCGAGCGAGATCTTCAGCAAAGCATGACGGAGCTGGAAGCGAACATCGTTCCAAAATCCGACGCAGACCTTAACTCAGAAGCCGGGTCGAAGGATTCACGTCTACAGGACAATCTCAACGAATGA
- a CDS encoding RNA polymerase sigma factor encodes MTNHHGATIQRNLAIRKRTTNQRPLVLDNDARSLFLNWLENHKASVIQVARAYTTSNEESQDLAQEILLQAWRSLPKFEGKASPATWFYRVALHTAMNWHRNDQRRRAHQQPLLEVQTLPSADADSCEQAEHRETVQQLYIAIHQLPKSDVALVLLYLNELTYREMAEVLGISESNVGVRISRAKKALVQLMNVETAEGRRDGC; translated from the coding sequence GTGACCAATCATCATGGTGCGACGATCCAACGAAACCTGGCAATCAGGAAGCGAACCACGAATCAAAGGCCGCTTGTGCTCGACAACGATGCCCGATCGTTATTTTTGAACTGGCTGGAGAATCACAAAGCTTCGGTCATCCAGGTGGCACGCGCCTACACGACCAGCAACGAGGAAAGCCAGGACCTGGCCCAGGAAATCCTGCTGCAAGCATGGCGGTCACTGCCCAAATTCGAGGGCAAGGCCAGTCCGGCGACTTGGTTTTATCGCGTCGCGCTGCACACCGCGATGAACTGGCATCGCAACGATCAACGCCGGCGGGCACACCAACAACCGCTGTTGGAAGTCCAGACATTGCCGTCGGCCGATGCGGATTCTTGCGAGCAAGCGGAGCATCGCGAGACCGTACAGCAACTCTACATCGCGATCCATCAGCTCCCCAAATCTGACGTCGCGTTGGTGCTGCTCTATTTGAACGAATTAACTTACCGCGAAATGGCCGAGGTGTTGGGAATTTCTGAAAGCAATGTTGGCGTCCGGATCAGCCGCGCGAAAAAGGCACTGGTCCAATTGATGAACGTCGAAACCGCGGAGGGCAGACGCGATGGCTGCTGA
- a CDS encoding type 1 glutamine amidotransferase domain-containing protein — protein MPEKKLKNKTVAFLVTDGFEQVELTQPWEAIKDAGATVKLVSIESGKVKGVHHEKQGDQFDVDAVVGDVSASDFDALVLPGGVFNPDALRMNEEAVDFVRDFFKQHKPVAAICHGPWTLIEAGVVEGRRVTSWPSLRTDLQNAGATWVDEQCVCDQGLVTSRNPDDLPAFCEKAIEEIAEGKHAAQVP, from the coding sequence ATGCCTGAGAAAAAACTCAAGAACAAAACTGTCGCGTTTCTCGTCACCGATGGGTTCGAGCAAGTCGAACTCACCCAACCGTGGGAAGCAATCAAGGATGCTGGTGCGACGGTCAAGTTGGTTTCGATCGAGTCCGGCAAAGTGAAGGGTGTCCACCACGAAAAGCAGGGCGACCAATTCGATGTGGACGCAGTGGTCGGCGATGTCAGCGCGTCCGATTTCGATGCGTTGGTGCTGCCCGGTGGCGTTTTCAATCCAGACGCGTTGCGGATGAACGAGGAGGCTGTTGATTTCGTCCGTGACTTTTTCAAGCAACACAAACCGGTCGCCGCAATCTGTCACGGACCATGGACGCTGATCGAAGCCGGCGTGGTCGAAGGCCGTCGGGTGACGTCGTGGCCGAGCTTACGAACCGACCTGCAAAATGCCGGGGCCACTTGGGTTGACGAGCAATGCGTCTGCGACCAGGGACTCGTGACCAGTCGCAATCCAGACGACCTACCGGCGTTTTGCGAAAAGGCAATCGAGGAGATTGCCGAAGGCAAGCACGCGGCGCAGGTCCCGTAA
- a CDS encoding DUF4198 domain-containing protein, with amino-acid sequence MNRCISFCLTATVWLCITATVNAHYLWISVDRNPGDQSGTNIYFEEAPKPGDGSYLDHFLGKSDVWVRTIDRPAPDAVQAEEVKQGDNRWMRVALPTSDEYSVDAYGKFGVYQYGQTKVLLHYYARNLAVRSHDAMHELGRAEQMKLDLVPHDVGNRYEFTLLWQGKPVPDRMVFVRGPKGFRKNIKTDANGQIELERPSSGTLTLRSSVEVPTPGEEDGEAYELVRHNITLVMPATNSADSP; translated from the coding sequence GTGAACCGCTGTATTTCTTTCTGCCTGACCGCGACTGTGTGGCTTTGCATCACCGCGACCGTCAACGCCCACTACCTTTGGATTTCGGTCGATCGCAATCCGGGCGACCAATCCGGCACCAACATCTATTTCGAGGAAGCCCCGAAACCCGGCGACGGATCCTATCTGGACCACTTTCTTGGCAAAAGCGACGTCTGGGTCCGTACCATCGATCGCCCTGCCCCCGACGCGGTGCAGGCGGAGGAGGTCAAGCAGGGCGACAACCGTTGGATGCGTGTCGCTTTGCCGACGTCAGACGAGTACAGCGTCGATGCCTATGGGAAGTTCGGCGTTTATCAGTACGGTCAAACCAAAGTGCTGTTGCACTACTACGCACGTAACCTGGCGGTCCGATCGCACGATGCGATGCACGAGTTGGGGCGAGCCGAACAGATGAAACTCGATCTCGTGCCGCATGATGTCGGTAACCGGTACGAATTCACATTGCTGTGGCAAGGCAAGCCGGTGCCCGACCGGATGGTGTTTGTCCGCGGACCAAAGGGGTTTCGCAAGAACATCAAGACCGATGCGAATGGACAGATCGAATTGGAGCGACCATCTTCAGGGACATTGACGTTGCGAAGCAGCGTCGAGGTCCCGACACCGGGCGAGGAGGACGGCGAAGCGTACGAGCTCGTCCGGCACAACATCACGTTGGTCATGCCGGCAACGAATTCCGCTGACAGCCCCTGA
- a CDS encoding FKBP-type peptidyl-prolyl cis-trans isomerase has product MDSETPPEFSQTDSGLKYRVLRNSTGKKPTASDTVTVNYRGWLNSGKVFDSSYERGEPTTFPLGNVIAGWTEGMQLVGEGGMIELWVPSRLGYGERGSPGSIPPHSHLHFIVELVSVD; this is encoded by the coding sequence ATGGACTCCGAGACCCCACCGGAGTTTTCGCAGACCGATTCGGGACTGAAGTATCGCGTGCTGCGAAATTCCACCGGCAAAAAACCGACGGCATCCGACACGGTGACCGTTAACTACCGCGGCTGGCTGAACAGCGGAAAGGTGTTCGACAGCTCGTACGAACGTGGCGAACCGACGACCTTTCCGTTAGGCAACGTCATCGCCGGCTGGACCGAAGGCATGCAGCTCGTCGGTGAAGGTGGGATGATCGAATTGTGGGTCCCTTCTCGACTCGGTTACGGCGAACGGGGATCCCCAGGCTCCATCCCTCCCCACTCGCACCTGCACTTCATCGTCGAACTCGTCAGTGTCGACTAG
- a CDS encoding P-II family nitrogen regulator: MRQIIAVVRPHLAERVLETLKRAPLEAITVSEVKGYGRQKSYLDEYQETEFSEAFLPKVEITMWVDDSRYEETLEKVVAAARSGRIGDGKVFTLPVEVFQ; encoded by the coding sequence GTGAGACAAATCATCGCCGTCGTTCGTCCCCATCTGGCCGAGCGAGTTTTAGAGACGCTCAAACGGGCACCGCTGGAAGCGATCACGGTCAGTGAAGTCAAAGGGTACGGACGTCAAAAAAGTTATTTAGACGAGTACCAGGAAACCGAATTCTCCGAAGCGTTTCTTCCCAAAGTCGAAATCACGATGTGGGTCGACGACTCGCGTTACGAAGAGACGTTAGAGAAGGTCGTCGCGGCAGCGCGAAGCGGACGGATCGGCGACGGCAAAGTCTTCACGCTTCCCGTCGAAGTCTTCCAGTAA
- the tgt gene encoding tRNA guanosine(34) transglycosylase Tgt, producing MTFRFQLHHTDAETGARRGTFTTPHGPVETPGFMPVGTQGTVKGLTIDHVASTGAHMILGNTYHLGLRPGHQTVRALGGLHAMSGWEGPILTDSGGFQVFSLKGINKISEHSVVFRSHIDGALIDLTPEHSIEIQESLGSDVAMVLDHVVALPAERGEVQQAMERSIRWAKRCLEYASRDDQAKFAIVQGGLDVDLRVQCARELAAMDFEGYAVGGLSVGETPDEMYRITAATTPELPAEKPRYLMGVGRPIDLLESVVRGIDLFDCVMPTRNGRNGFAFTDSGPIKIRNAKHKTDTSPLDESCDCLTCTRHSRGYLRHLFIAGEMLGPTLLSLHNLTYYQKVMRGAREAIQENRLAEFIATKKSQWGIT from the coding sequence ATGACTTTCCGATTCCAGCTCCATCACACCGACGCCGAAACGGGGGCGCGTCGCGGAACGTTCACCACACCGCACGGTCCGGTGGAAACTCCGGGGTTCATGCCCGTCGGAACACAGGGAACGGTCAAGGGGCTGACGATCGATCATGTCGCGTCGACCGGGGCGCACATGATTTTGGGCAACACGTACCACCTGGGGTTACGTCCGGGGCACCAGACCGTTCGCGCGCTCGGGGGCCTGCACGCCATGTCGGGATGGGAAGGTCCGATTTTGACCGACAGCGGCGGGTTTCAGGTTTTCAGCCTGAAAGGGATCAACAAGATCTCCGAACACAGCGTGGTCTTTCGTAGCCACATCGATGGTGCGCTGATCGACCTGACGCCCGAGCATTCGATCGAAATCCAAGAATCGCTCGGCAGCGACGTCGCGATGGTGCTGGATCACGTCGTCGCGCTGCCCGCCGAGCGAGGCGAGGTTCAGCAGGCGATGGAGCGGTCGATTCGCTGGGCCAAGCGTTGTCTGGAATACGCCAGCCGCGACGATCAGGCCAAGTTTGCCATCGTTCAAGGCGGCCTGGATGTCGATCTTCGCGTGCAGTGCGCCCGTGAATTGGCGGCGATGGATTTCGAAGGCTACGCGGTGGGCGGATTAAGCGTCGGCGAAACGCCGGACGAGATGTACCGGATCACCGCGGCGACCACGCCTGAGTTGCCGGCCGAAAAGCCCCGCTATCTGATGGGGGTCGGCCGCCCGATCGACCTTTTGGAAAGCGTCGTCCGGGGGATCGATCTGTTTGATTGTGTGATGCCGACGCGAAATGGCCGCAACGGTTTCGCCTTTACCGACTCCGGACCGATTAAAATACGGAACGCCAAGCACAAGACCGACACGTCGCCGTTGGATGAATCCTGTGACTGTTTGACCTGCACCCGCCACAGTCGCGGCTACTTGCGTCACCTGTTCATCGCCGGTGAAATGTTGGGGCCGACGTTGCTGTCGTTGCATAATTTGACGTACTACCAGAAAGTCATGCGCGGGGCACGCGAAGCGATCCAGGAGAATCGGTTGGCGGAGTTCATCGCGACGAAAAAGAGTCAGTGGGGAATCACGTGA
- a CDS encoding tetratricopeptide repeat protein, protein MNEVELDVVDLKELILSNNSFGPNDVAEIRQMIAENYGHFAELRDAVNEMEDDPALTPAGKTKMGVCQFLLGHFSDALQTLRAADGSATALFYCARSLFELKDFDAAIDTYEQAQRAGYNEDQCKIFIAESNRYSGRIDKAMLLLDDIFGPAEQTAEYMYQRAATVAAVGGRRDEAITLYQRAVQTDENHAGALFGLAWENDRMGNDEEALRLYERAAKAFPTGVGALINLGLIYEDRNEFDKAQMCYKRILDAHPDDERTRLYMKDASANGNMLYDEEMQRRNDRLAQTLNMPVANFELSVRSRNCLAKMGIETIGDLTRTSESELLSSKNFGETSLIEIREMLVSKGLKLGQFAHEKKAPEPPVDTSHLSPDEQAMLERPISDLNLSVRARKCMARLQLNSIGELLRKTGDELLECKNFGVTSLTEVREKLTDLGLKLRGD, encoded by the coding sequence ATGAACGAAGTCGAACTGGACGTCGTCGACTTGAAAGAACTCATTTTGTCGAACAACTCGTTCGGACCGAATGATGTCGCCGAGATTCGGCAAATGATCGCAGAGAACTACGGCCATTTCGCCGAGCTCCGCGATGCTGTCAATGAGATGGAAGATGATCCGGCACTGACCCCCGCCGGCAAGACGAAAATGGGCGTGTGCCAGTTTTTGCTCGGCCACTTCTCCGACGCGTTGCAGACCCTGCGGGCTGCCGACGGAAGCGCGACGGCTCTGTTCTACTGCGCACGGTCGCTGTTCGAACTGAAGGACTTCGACGCCGCGATCGACACCTACGAACAAGCCCAGCGCGCCGGTTACAACGAAGACCAGTGCAAGATCTTCATCGCCGAATCGAACCGCTACAGCGGACGGATCGACAAAGCGATGTTGTTGCTGGACGACATCTTCGGTCCCGCCGAGCAAACCGCCGAATACATGTATCAGCGGGCCGCGACCGTCGCCGCCGTCGGTGGACGCCGCGACGAAGCGATCACGCTGTATCAGCGTGCCGTTCAGACCGATGAAAACCATGCCGGTGCCCTGTTCGGGCTGGCCTGGGAAAACGACCGCATGGGCAACGACGAAGAAGCTCTGCGATTGTACGAACGAGCTGCCAAGGCGTTCCCCACCGGCGTCGGCGCCCTGATCAACCTGGGGCTGATTTACGAAGATCGAAACGAGTTCGACAAAGCCCAGATGTGCTACAAACGCATCCTGGACGCCCACCCGGACGACGAGCGAACGCGGCTGTACATGAAAGACGCGTCGGCAAACGGCAACATGCTGTACGACGAAGAAATGCAGCGTCGTAACGACCGCTTGGCGCAAACGCTGAACATGCCCGTCGCCAACTTTGAACTGAGCGTTCGAAGCCGTAACTGTCTGGCCAAAATGGGCATCGAAACGATCGGCGATTTGACCCGCACCAGCGAGTCCGAATTGCTGTCCAGCAAGAACTTCGGCGAAACCAGTTTGATCGAAATTCGCGAAATGCTGGTCAGCAAGGGGCTGAAGCTCGGGCAATTCGCGCACGAGAAAAAGGCTCCCGAGCCGCCGGTCGACACCAGCCACTTGTCGCCCGACGAACAGGCGATGCTGGAGCGTCCGATCTCCGATCTGAACCTGTCGGTTCGAGCCCGCAAGTGCATGGCGCGGTTGCAGCTCAACTCGATCGGCGAACTGCTTCGCAAGACCGGCGACGAATTGCTGGAGTGCAAGAACTTCGGCGTCACCAGTCTGACCGAAGTCCGCGAAAAACTGACCGACCTGGGACTGAAGCTTCGCGGCGACTGA
- the argJ gene encoding bifunctional glutamate N-acetyltransferase/amino-acid acetyltransferase ArgJ produces the protein MTSSDLPAGFRFAGVACGIKPSGKPDLSLIVGDHRLVASGVYTQNQVVAAPVEICRSLTPSHRIRAVVTNSGNANACTGRQGHLDAAEMCRHVADAIGATEAEVLVMSTGIIGKKMPMDRVNAGIDQTVAKLGRSIDDFHAAADAILTTDVGRKADFREVTVGGQSIRIAAMAKGAGMISPNLATMLAVVMTDAQLDPQQSQRILREVAAKSFNCVSVDGHTSTNDTLLLLSSGASNVRIDDSNEKEFVRALTDVSCRLARELVADGEGATHVMKIRVVGAEDDESAATIARTIGASPLVKTAISGGDPNWGRIVSAAGYANAKINPQQTSLKLAGTEIYHNGVPTDFDAAEVSKAIKAKKDVDLDLFVGNGPGTAVHWASDLTVEYVRFNSEYTT, from the coding sequence ATGACTTCATCTGACCTTCCCGCTGGTTTCCGATTTGCCGGCGTCGCCTGCGGGATCAAGCCGAGCGGGAAACCAGACCTGTCGCTGATCGTCGGGGACCATCGCTTGGTCGCTTCAGGGGTTTATACCCAAAACCAAGTGGTTGCCGCGCCGGTCGAGATCTGTCGCAGTCTGACGCCCTCGCATCGAATTCGTGCCGTCGTCACCAACAGTGGAAACGCGAATGCATGCACCGGCCGACAAGGTCACCTGGACGCCGCGGAAATGTGTCGCCACGTCGCCGACGCGATTGGTGCGACCGAAGCCGAAGTGCTGGTGATGAGCACCGGGATCATCGGAAAGAAAATGCCGATGGATCGGGTCAATGCTGGGATCGATCAAACGGTCGCAAAACTTGGGCGAAGCATCGATGATTTCCACGCCGCAGCCGATGCGATTTTAACCACGGACGTCGGACGAAAGGCGGATTTTCGCGAAGTCACCGTCGGCGGGCAATCCATCCGGATCGCGGCGATGGCCAAGGGGGCCGGCATGATCTCGCCAAATCTGGCCACCATGCTGGCCGTCGTCATGACCGACGCCCAACTCGACCCCCAGCAATCCCAACGCATCCTCCGCGAGGTGGCAGCGAAAAGTTTTAACTGCGTCAGCGTTGATGGTCACACCAGCACCAACGACACGCTGCTGTTGCTCTCCAGCGGTGCCAGCAATGTCCGCATCGATGATTCCAACGAAAAAGAATTCGTCCGCGCGTTGACCGACGTGTCGTGTCGTTTGGCACGGGAATTGGTCGCCGACGGCGAGGGCGCGACCCATGTCATGAAAATCCGTGTGGTCGGCGCCGAAGACGACGAGAGTGCCGCGACGATCGCGCGGACGATCGGCGCCAGCCCGCTGGTCAAAACGGCGATCTCTGGCGGCGACCCCAACTGGGGACGGATCGTTTCCGCCGCCGGTTATGCCAATGCAAAGATCAACCCCCAGCAAACGTCGCTCAAGCTTGCCGGTACCGAGATTTACCACAACGGCGTGCCGACCGATTTTGATGCCGCCGAAGTCAGCAAGGCGATCAAGGCGAAAAAAGACGTCGACTTGGACCTGTTCGTCGGAAACGGCCCCGGCACCGCCGTTCACTGGGCCAGCGACCTGACGGTCGAATACGTTCGCTTCAACAGCGAGTACACGACCTGA